Proteins encoded within one genomic window of Mycolicibacterium monacense:
- a CDS encoding alpha/beta hydrolase codes for MSVADEKPPIDDILRKVLDAVPFQFSVDEGAEVIRRKLRDLPRREVHPEVEAQDRTIPGPAGDIPIRVYRPATAESSPPVVVFFHGGGFAAGDLDTHDGECRHHAVAADAVVVAVDYRLAPEHPYPAAVEDAWAALTWVAGHGAELSVDTNRLAVAGDSAGGNLSAVMTHRARTRGGPPIAFQLLWYPVTMWDMSLPSVTENAGAPILDRTAMDGLSRWYAGELTDPGHELAPGLADDFTGLPPAYIAVAGHDPLRDDGIRYAELLSAAGVPVEVHNAETLVHGYLGYAGVVPSATAATDRGLAALRAALHPEAGQRPEK; via the coding sequence GTGTCTGTGGCTGACGAGAAACCGCCGATCGACGACATTCTGAGAAAGGTACTGGACGCGGTGCCGTTCCAGTTCTCGGTCGACGAGGGCGCCGAGGTGATTCGCCGCAAGCTGCGTGACCTGCCCCGGCGGGAGGTCCATCCCGAGGTCGAGGCGCAGGACCGGACGATCCCGGGGCCCGCGGGCGACATCCCGATCCGCGTGTACCGGCCCGCGACCGCGGAGTCGTCACCGCCGGTGGTGGTGTTCTTCCACGGCGGCGGGTTCGCCGCCGGAGACCTCGACACCCACGACGGTGAATGCCGGCACCACGCGGTGGCCGCCGACGCGGTCGTGGTGGCCGTGGACTACCGGTTGGCGCCCGAACATCCGTACCCGGCCGCGGTCGAGGATGCGTGGGCGGCGCTGACCTGGGTCGCCGGACACGGCGCCGAACTGTCGGTGGACACGAACCGCCTTGCAGTGGCCGGCGATTCCGCCGGCGGGAACCTGTCGGCGGTGATGACCCACCGCGCCCGTACGCGGGGCGGACCGCCCATCGCCTTCCAGCTGCTGTGGTATCCGGTGACGATGTGGGACATGTCGCTGCCGTCGGTGACCGAGAACGCCGGCGCACCGATCCTGGACCGCACCGCGATGGACGGGCTGTCGCGCTGGTATGCCGGTGAACTGACCGATCCCGGGCACGAGCTGGCGCCGGGCCTGGCGGACGACTTCACCGGGCTGCCGCCGGCGTACATCGCGGTCGCGGGGCACGACCCGCTGCGCGACGACGGTATCCGCTACGCCGAATTGCTCTCCGCCGCAGGCGTTCCGGTCGAAGTGCACAATGCGGAGACGCTGGTGCACGGATACCTCGGCTACGCGGGTGTGGTGCCCTCGGCGACGGCGGCCACCGACCGTGGGCTGGCGGCGTTGCGGGCGGCGCTACACCCCGAGGCGGGTCAGCGTCCCGAGAAGTAG
- the metK gene encoding methionine adenosyltransferase: MSKGRLFTSESVTEGHPDKICDAISDSVLDSLLAQDPRSRVAVETLVTTGQVHVVGEVTTSAKEAFADITNTVRHRILEVGYDSSDKGFDGTTCGVNIGIGAQSPDIAQGVDTAHETRVEGAGDPLDLQGAGDQGLMFGYAIKDTPELMPLPIALAHRLARRLTEVRKNGVLDYLRPDGKTQVTVQYDGVTPVRLDTVVLSTQHAEGIDLEGTLTPDIREKVVNTVLSDLNHDSMDTSDFRLLVNPTGKFVLGGPMGDAGLTGRKIIVDTYGGWARHGGGAFSGKDPSKVDRSAAYAMRWVAKNVVAAGLADRVEVQVAYAIGKAAPVGLFVETFGTETVDPAKIEKAITEVFDLRPGAIVRDLDLLRPIYAPTAAYGHFGRTDIDLPWERTDKADALKTAV; the protein is encoded by the coding sequence GTGAGTAAAGGTCGGCTGTTTACCAGTGAGTCGGTCACCGAAGGGCACCCCGACAAGATCTGTGACGCCATCAGCGACTCGGTCCTCGACTCGCTGCTCGCGCAGGATCCCCGGTCGCGTGTCGCGGTCGAGACCCTCGTCACCACCGGCCAGGTGCACGTCGTCGGCGAGGTGACCACCTCGGCGAAAGAGGCGTTCGCCGATATCACCAACACCGTGCGCCACCGCATCCTCGAGGTCGGCTACGACTCGTCGGACAAGGGTTTCGACGGCACCACCTGCGGTGTGAACATCGGTATCGGCGCGCAGTCGCCGGATATCGCCCAGGGTGTCGACACCGCCCACGAGACCCGCGTCGAGGGCGCCGGTGACCCGCTGGACCTGCAGGGCGCCGGAGATCAGGGCCTGATGTTCGGCTACGCCATCAAGGACACCCCCGAGCTGATGCCGCTGCCGATCGCGCTGGCCCACCGGCTGGCCCGCCGGCTGACCGAGGTGCGCAAGAACGGCGTGCTCGACTACCTCCGGCCCGACGGTAAGACCCAGGTCACCGTGCAGTACGACGGCGTGACGCCGGTGCGGTTGGACACCGTCGTGCTGTCCACACAGCACGCCGAGGGCATCGACCTCGAGGGCACCCTCACCCCGGACATCCGGGAGAAGGTCGTCAACACCGTGCTGTCGGATCTGAACCACGACAGCATGGACACCTCCGACTTCCGGCTGCTGGTCAACCCGACCGGCAAGTTCGTGCTCGGCGGCCCGATGGGTGACGCCGGCCTGACCGGCCGCAAGATCATCGTCGACACCTACGGCGGCTGGGCCCGCCACGGCGGCGGCGCGTTCTCCGGCAAGGATCCGTCCAAGGTGGACCGTTCGGCCGCGTACGCGATGCGCTGGGTGGCCAAGAACGTCGTCGCGGCAGGCCTCGCGGACCGCGTCGAGGTCCAGGTCGCCTACGCGATCGGCAAGGCCGCCCCGGTCGGGCTGTTCGTCGAGACCTTCGGCACCGAGACCGTCGACCCGGCGAAGATCGAGAAGGCCATCACCGAGGTGTTCGACCTGCGCCCCGGCGCGATCGTGCGCGACCTCGACCTGCTGCGCCCGATCTACGCGCCGACCGCCGCGTACGGCCACTTCGGCCGCACCGACATCGACCTGCCGTGGGAGCGGACCGACAAGGCCGACGCGCTCAAGACCGCCGTCTGA
- the mihF gene encoding integration host factor, actinobacterial type, with the protein MALPQLTDEQRAAALEKAAAARRARAELKDRLKRGGTNLKQVLKDAETDEVLGKMKVSALLEALPKVGKVKAQEIMTELEIAPTRRLRGLGDRQRKALLEKFDQS; encoded by the coding sequence GTGGCCCTTCCCCAGTTGACCGACGAACAGCGCGCGGCAGCGTTGGAGAAGGCTGCTGCCGCACGTCGAGCGCGTGCCGAGCTCAAAGATCGGCTGAAGCGCGGCGGCACCAACCTCAAGCAGGTGCTCAAGGATGCCGAGACCGACGAGGTCTTGGGCAAGATGAAGGTCTCCGCGCTGCTGGAGGCATTGCCGAAGGTCGGCAAGGTCAAGGCGCAGGAGATCATGACCGAACTCGAGATCGCCCCGACCCGCCGGCTGCGCGGTCTCGGCGACCGCCAGCGCAAGGCTCTGCTCGAGAAGTTCGATCAGTCCTAG
- a CDS encoding lysoplasmalogenase — MSSIGGFSSATDTTSPYAHRRTALWWAAAAAVAAGYGVFLIVTALRVPSGAELTGQFVAQPAVKALAAVLLAVAAAGHPIRRERRWLVPALVFSACGDFLLAIPWWEPSFVLGLASFLVAHLCFLAALVPLAARSAPRSVAVALTVIACGALLVWFWPRLLADGMAVPVTAYITVLGAMVCAALLADLPTPWTALGAVCFAVSDAMIGIGKFVLAPEDTEALAVPIWWAYAASLLLITAGFFFGRTVNRPET; from the coding sequence ATGTCGTCGATCGGCGGTTTCTCGTCAGCCACAGACACGACCTCACCGTACGCACACCGGCGGACCGCCCTGTGGTGGGCCGCCGCGGCCGCCGTCGCGGCCGGCTACGGGGTGTTCCTGATCGTCACCGCGCTGCGGGTGCCGTCGGGCGCGGAACTGACCGGCCAGTTCGTCGCCCAGCCAGCGGTGAAGGCGTTGGCCGCGGTGCTGCTGGCGGTGGCCGCGGCCGGCCATCCGATCCGCCGGGAGCGCCGCTGGCTGGTGCCCGCGCTGGTGTTCTCCGCATGCGGTGACTTCCTGCTGGCGATCCCGTGGTGGGAGCCGTCGTTCGTGCTCGGCCTCGCGTCGTTCCTCGTCGCGCACCTGTGCTTCCTGGCCGCGCTGGTTCCGCTCGCCGCCCGGTCGGCGCCGCGGTCGGTGGCCGTCGCGCTCACCGTGATCGCGTGCGGTGCGCTGCTGGTGTGGTTCTGGCCGCGCCTGCTCGCCGACGGGATGGCCGTGCCCGTCACCGCCTACATCACCGTGCTCGGCGCCATGGTGTGCGCCGCGCTGCTGGCCGATCTGCCCACCCCGTGGACGGCGCTCGGTGCGGTCTGCTTCGCGGTGTCGGACGCGATGATCGGGATCGGCAAGTTCGTGCTCGCGCCCGAAGACACGGAGGCGCTCGCGGTGCCGATCTGGTGGGCCTACGCGGCGTCGCTGTTGCTGATCACCGCTGGCTTCTTCTTCGGTCGCACGGTAAACCGGCCGGAAACGTGA
- the rpoZ gene encoding DNA-directed RNA polymerase subunit omega, whose protein sequence is MSTPHADAQLTAVDDLTIDAAAAGAYDTPLGITNPPIDELLDRASSKYALVIYAAKRARQINDYYNQLGDGILEYVGPLVEPGLQEKPLSIALREIHEDLLEHTEGE, encoded by the coding sequence GTGAGCACCCCGCACGCCGACGCGCAGTTGACCGCCGTGGACGACCTGACCATCGACGCGGCCGCCGCCGGCGCCTACGACACGCCGCTGGGCATTACCAATCCGCCCATCGACGAGTTGCTGGATCGGGCGTCGAGCAAGTACGCGCTGGTGATCTACGCCGCCAAGCGCGCCCGCCAGATCAACGACTACTACAACCAGCTCGGTGACGGCATCCTCGAGTACGTCGGCCCGCTGGTCGAGCCCGGCCTGCAGGAGAAGCCGCTGTCGATCGCCCTGCGCGAGATCCACGAGGACCTGCTCGAGCACACCGAGGGCGAGTAG
- a CDS encoding flavin-containing monooxygenase: protein MPDHHTLIVGAGFAGIGAAIALDKAGFADYRIVEAGDAPGGTWYWNTYPGIAVDIPSFSYQFSFEQSPDWSRTYAPGHELRAYAEHCVDKYGLRDRIRFGTEVLGATFDEGADEWRLRLDSGDELTSRFLINATGVLTVPNMPDIPGVDSFAGTTMHTARWDAGVDLRGKRVAVIGTGASAVQVIPEIAPLVERLDVFQRTPIWCFPKFDVPLPRALRGAMRLPGGKAVQRLLSQAYVEFTFPLAAQYFTINPLAKRMDTMGRSYLRKQVDDPATRDKLTPRYAVGCKRPGFHNTYLATFNRSNVRLITEPIDKITGSGVCTTDGQSHDVDVLILATGFKVADTDAQTFAIHGSGGRSLAEFWETNRLQAYEGVSVPGFPNLFSVSGPYGYVGSSYFALIETQTRHIVRCLREARQQSADRVEVSRAANDRYFDEMMRKRHRQIFWQDSCRDARSYYFDRNGDVPLRPASTLEAYWRSRRFPLDDYEYSPRIVVRRRS, encoded by the coding sequence ATGCCCGACCACCACACCCTCATCGTCGGCGCCGGTTTCGCCGGGATCGGCGCGGCGATCGCACTGGACAAGGCGGGTTTCGCCGACTACCGCATCGTCGAGGCCGGAGACGCACCCGGCGGCACCTGGTACTGGAACACCTACCCGGGCATCGCCGTCGACATCCCGTCGTTCTCCTACCAGTTCTCCTTCGAGCAGAGCCCGGACTGGTCGCGCACGTACGCGCCGGGCCACGAACTACGGGCCTACGCCGAACACTGTGTCGACAAGTACGGCCTGCGGGACCGGATCCGGTTCGGCACCGAAGTGCTCGGCGCGACGTTCGACGAAGGCGCCGACGAGTGGCGGCTGCGCCTGGACTCCGGTGACGAACTGACCTCACGGTTCCTGATCAACGCGACCGGTGTGCTGACCGTGCCGAACATGCCCGACATCCCGGGCGTCGACTCCTTCGCCGGAACCACCATGCACACCGCCCGCTGGGACGCCGGAGTGGACCTGCGCGGTAAGCGGGTGGCGGTCATCGGCACCGGGGCGTCCGCGGTGCAGGTGATCCCCGAGATCGCCCCGCTCGTCGAGCGCCTCGACGTCTTCCAGCGCACACCGATCTGGTGCTTCCCGAAGTTCGACGTGCCGCTGCCGCGGGCGCTGCGCGGCGCGATGCGGCTGCCGGGCGGAAAAGCCGTGCAGCGGTTGCTGAGTCAGGCCTACGTCGAGTTCACGTTCCCGCTGGCCGCGCAGTACTTCACCATCAACCCGCTGGCCAAGCGGATGGACACGATGGGCAGGTCCTATCTGCGCAAGCAGGTCGACGACCCGGCGACCCGGGACAAGCTGACGCCGCGCTACGCGGTGGGCTGCAAACGCCCCGGCTTCCACAACACGTATCTGGCCACGTTCAACCGCAGCAACGTCCGGTTGATCACCGAGCCGATCGACAAGATCACCGGGTCCGGGGTCTGCACCACTGACGGGCAGAGCCACGACGTCGACGTGCTGATCCTGGCCACCGGCTTCAAGGTGGCCGACACCGACGCGCAGACCTTCGCGATCCACGGTTCCGGCGGCCGGTCGCTTGCGGAGTTCTGGGAGACCAACCGGCTGCAGGCCTACGAGGGCGTCAGCGTGCCGGGGTTCCCGAACCTGTTCTCGGTGAGCGGCCCGTACGGATATGTCGGCTCGTCGTACTTCGCCCTCATCGAGACCCAGACCCGCCACATCGTGCGGTGTCTGCGGGAGGCGCGGCAGCAGTCGGCCGACCGGGTCGAGGTGAGCCGGGCGGCCAACGACCGGTACTTCGACGAGATGATGCGCAAGCGGCACCGCCAGATCTTCTGGCAGGACAGCTGCCGCGACGCGCGCAGCTACTACTTCGACCGCAACGGCGACGTGCCGCTACGGCCGGCCAGCACGCTCGAGGCGTACTGGCGCAGCCGGCGGTTTCCTCTCGACGACTACGAGTACTCGCCCCGCATCGTCGTCAGACGGCGGTCTTGA
- the gmk gene encoding guanylate kinase encodes MNTGRGVGRVVVLSGPSAVGKSTVVRCLRERIPDLYFSVSATTRAPRPGEVDGVDYSFVTPEAFQQLIDDGALLEWAEIHGGLHRSGTPARPVREATAAGRPVLIEVDLAGARAVKQAMPEALSVFLAPPSWEVLERRLVGRGTETPDVMSRRLDTARTELAAQSDFDVVVVNSQLESACSELVSLLVGHTSAGTNPA; translated from the coding sequence TTGAACACCGGCCGAGGGGTCGGACGGGTCGTTGTCCTGTCCGGCCCCTCCGCTGTCGGGAAGTCCACCGTGGTGCGGTGCCTGCGCGAGCGCATTCCCGACCTGTACTTCAGCGTCTCAGCCACCACGCGGGCCCCGCGTCCGGGCGAGGTGGACGGGGTCGATTACTCCTTCGTCACCCCCGAGGCGTTTCAGCAGCTCATCGACGACGGCGCCCTGTTGGAGTGGGCCGAGATCCACGGCGGCCTGCACCGCTCCGGCACCCCGGCCCGGCCGGTCCGCGAGGCCACCGCGGCGGGTCGGCCGGTGCTGATCGAGGTCGATCTGGCCGGCGCCCGGGCGGTCAAACAAGCCATGCCCGAGGCCCTCTCGGTGTTCCTCGCCCCGCCGAGCTGGGAGGTGCTGGAACGCCGGTTGGTGGGTCGCGGCACCGAAACGCCGGACGTGATGAGCCGACGGCTGGACACTGCGCGCACCGAGTTGGCCGCGCAGAGCGACTTCGATGTGGTCGTCGTGAACAGCCAGTTGGAATCTGCCTGCTCAGAATTGGTATCCTTGCTGGTGGGCCACACGTCGGCCGGCACGAATCCGGCCTGA
- the coaBC gene encoding bifunctional phosphopantothenoylcysteine decarboxylase/phosphopantothenate--cysteine ligase CoaBC, whose amino-acid sequence MDRKRIIVGVAGGIAAYKACTLVRQLTEAGHDVRVLPTESALRFVGAATFEALSGHPVHTGVWDDVHEVPHVRIGQDADLVVVAPATADLLARAVAGRADDLLTATLLTARCPVLFAPAMHTEMWFHPATVDNVATLRRRGAVVLEPASGRLTGADSGAGRLPEAEEIATLAQLLLVRGDALPYDLAGVKALVTAGGTREPIDPVRFIGNRSSGKQGYAMARVLAQRGADVTLIAGNTAGLVDPAGVEVVHIGSAAQLRDAVSKHAPAAHVLVMAAAVADFRPVHAATSKIKKSSDPGEDAPTIDLTRTDDILAGAVRARADGQLPNMRAIVGFAAETGDANGDVLFHARAKFKRKGSDLLVVNAVGDNRAFEVDNNDGWLLAADGTETALEHGSKTLMASRIVDAIVAFLQNSNG is encoded by the coding sequence GTGGACCGCAAGCGGATCATCGTCGGCGTCGCCGGAGGCATCGCCGCCTACAAGGCGTGCACGCTGGTCCGTCAGCTGACCGAAGCCGGACACGACGTCCGCGTGCTGCCCACCGAGTCGGCGCTGCGCTTCGTCGGCGCCGCGACGTTCGAGGCCCTGTCCGGCCACCCCGTCCACACCGGGGTCTGGGATGACGTCCACGAGGTGCCGCACGTGCGCATCGGGCAGGACGCCGATCTGGTGGTCGTAGCGCCGGCCACCGCCGACCTGCTGGCCCGTGCGGTCGCCGGCCGCGCCGACGATCTGCTGACCGCCACGCTGCTGACCGCCCGGTGCCCGGTGCTGTTCGCCCCGGCGATGCACACCGAGATGTGGTTCCACCCCGCGACCGTGGACAACGTCGCGACCTTGCGCCGCCGTGGCGCGGTCGTCCTCGAACCCGCCTCCGGGCGGCTCACCGGCGCCGACAGCGGTGCCGGCCGGCTGCCCGAGGCCGAGGAGATCGCCACCCTGGCCCAACTGCTGCTGGTGCGCGGTGACGCGCTGCCCTACGACCTGGCCGGGGTGAAGGCCCTGGTGACCGCCGGCGGCACCCGCGAACCGATCGACCCCGTCCGGTTCATCGGCAACCGCAGTTCCGGTAAGCAGGGCTACGCGATGGCGCGGGTGTTGGCCCAGCGCGGCGCCGACGTCACGTTGATCGCCGGGAACACCGCGGGTCTGGTCGACCCGGCCGGTGTCGAGGTGGTGCACATCGGGTCCGCGGCCCAACTGCGCGATGCGGTGTCCAAACACGCCCCCGCCGCGCACGTGCTGGTGATGGCGGCCGCGGTCGCCGACTTCCGGCCCGTCCACGCCGCGACCAGCAAGATCAAGAAGTCCAGCGATCCCGGCGAGGACGCGCCGACGATCGACCTGACCCGCACCGACGACATCCTCGCCGGGGCGGTCCGGGCGCGCGCCGACGGACAGCTGCCCAACATGCGGGCGATCGTGGGTTTCGCCGCCGAGACCGGCGACGCGAACGGTGACGTGCTGTTCCACGCCCGCGCCAAGTTCAAGCGCAAGGGCTCGGACCTTCTGGTCGTCAACGCGGTGGGCGATAACCGCGCGTTCGAGGTCGACAACAACGACGGTTGGCTGCTGGCCGCCGACGGAACCGAGACCGCGCTGGAGCACGGTTCGAAAACTCTGATGGCCAGCCGTATCGTGGACGCGATCGTCGCCTTTCTGCAGAACAGCAACGGGTGA
- a CDS encoding SDR family oxidoreductase: protein MRIFVTGASGFIGSAVVAELIAAGHSVVGLARSSASADAIAAAGAEVHRGDLTDPDGIRAGADACDGVIHLAYRHDFDDYANAAELDRRAIQTLGAVLAGSDRPLVVASGMAGLASPTGFITEQVAAGAGSMRLSEAAALPWADHGVRVSILRLPPTVHGEGDHGFVAHLIGIARRQGVSGHPGDGTNRWPAVHRLDAAALFRRAVEDAPAGAVLHAVDDEGVPVRDIAEIIGRHLDVPVRSIPGPSTAAHFGWIGALFALDVPASSDLTRQAFAWKPTHVGLIDDLEQGHYFSGR from the coding sequence ATGCGGATTTTCGTCACCGGCGCTTCCGGTTTCATCGGCTCGGCCGTCGTCGCCGAGTTGATCGCGGCCGGTCACAGCGTCGTCGGGCTGGCGCGGTCGAGCGCGTCAGCCGACGCGATCGCGGCGGCCGGAGCAGAGGTGCACCGCGGTGACCTGACCGATCCCGACGGCATCCGAGCGGGGGCCGACGCCTGCGACGGCGTCATCCACCTGGCGTACCGCCACGACTTCGACGATTACGCGAACGCCGCGGAGCTCGACCGGCGCGCGATCCAGACGCTCGGCGCCGTGCTGGCCGGATCGGATCGGCCTCTCGTCGTGGCCTCCGGGATGGCCGGTCTCGCGAGTCCGACCGGGTTCATCACCGAACAGGTTGCGGCGGGCGCGGGTTCGATGCGCTTGTCGGAGGCGGCGGCGCTGCCGTGGGCCGACCACGGGGTCCGGGTCTCGATCCTGCGGCTGCCGCCCACCGTGCACGGGGAGGGCGATCACGGCTTCGTCGCCCACCTGATCGGCATCGCGCGTCGCCAGGGCGTGTCCGGTCATCCCGGCGACGGCACCAACCGGTGGCCTGCGGTGCACCGGCTGGACGCCGCAGCACTGTTCCGGCGTGCGGTGGAGGACGCACCCGCCGGCGCCGTCCTGCACGCGGTCGACGACGAGGGCGTGCCGGTCCGCGACATCGCCGAGATCATCGGCCGACACCTCGACGTGCCGGTCAGGTCGATTCCGGGGCCGTCGACGGCCGCTCACTTCGGGTGGATCGGTGCGCTGTTCGCTCTCGATGTGCCCGCCTCGAGCGATCTCACGCGACAGGCGTTCGCCTGGAAGCCGACGCACGTCGGGCTGATCGACGATCTCGAGCAGGGGCACTACTTCTCGGGACGCTGA
- the pyrF gene encoding orotidine-5'-phosphate decarboxylase: MTVFGQRLAEAVASRGPLCPGIDPHPELLTSWGLSVDADGLGRFCEICVEAFAGFAIVKPQVAFFEAYGSAGFAVLERTIAELRARGVLVLADAKRGDIGSTMAAYAQAWAGESPLAADAVTASPYLGFGSLQPLLDTAAAHGRGVFVLAATSNPEGASVQRARVDGRTVAQSIVDAAAAVNREAGGPGSVGVVVGATVTEPPDVSALGGPVLVPGVGAQGGRPEALGGLGGARPGQLLPTVSREVLRAGPDVDALRGAAERMRDDVAYLAHRV; the protein is encoded by the coding sequence CTGACGGTGTTCGGGCAGCGGCTCGCCGAGGCGGTCGCGAGCCGCGGACCGCTGTGCCCGGGTATCGACCCGCATCCGGAACTGCTGACCTCGTGGGGGCTGTCCGTCGACGCCGACGGCCTGGGCCGGTTCTGTGAGATCTGCGTCGAGGCGTTCGCCGGATTCGCGATCGTCAAACCCCAGGTGGCGTTCTTCGAGGCGTACGGCTCGGCGGGGTTCGCGGTGCTCGAACGCACGATCGCCGAACTGCGCGCGCGCGGCGTCCTGGTGCTGGCCGACGCCAAACGCGGCGACATCGGCTCCACGATGGCGGCCTACGCCCAGGCGTGGGCGGGGGAGTCGCCGCTGGCCGCCGACGCGGTGACCGCATCGCCGTATCTGGGCTTCGGCTCGCTTCAGCCGCTCCTCGACACCGCCGCCGCACACGGGCGGGGCGTGTTCGTGCTCGCCGCCACGTCGAATCCGGAGGGGGCGAGCGTGCAGCGCGCCCGGGTCGACGGCCGCACGGTCGCGCAGTCCATCGTCGACGCCGCCGCCGCGGTGAACCGTGAAGCCGGGGGTCCGGGGTCGGTCGGAGTGGTCGTCGGCGCCACCGTCACCGAACCGCCCGATGTGAGCGCACTCGGTGGCCCTGTGCTGGTGCCCGGTGTCGGCGCCCAGGGCGGCCGTCCGGAGGCTCTCGGCGGTCTCGGAGGCGCCCGTCCCGGCCAGCTGCTGCCGACGGTGTCACGTGAGGTGCTGCGCGCCGGGCCGGACGTGGACGCGTTGCGCGGCGCCGCCGAGCGGATGCGCGACGACGTGGCGTACCTCGCGCACCGAGTGTGA
- a CDS encoding acetamidase/formamidase family protein, producing MSGTHGFGRRGFLQTAVVGVGATAVAAACARDTSSATTADPPYASIPVLQPGQGDRSGDHYLSSLPDQVLWGYVPTVHATPVLRMRSGQTVTIDALSHEGILEDQGRNPVEYFGGLGVSEADVLDDAKAIAAEYNRTPRNFAKDGPHVVTGPIFVEGAEPGDVLKIETLETIPRVPYGVVSSRHGKGALGMTADKAAPAGISLAEVMPPTDTDGRSDPDPTKWGDVSVFTPVEEGRGVMPVGAGGSVRFPLNPFMGMLGVAFARDESLNAPNANSIPPTLGGGNIDIKLLGAGSTFYLPVFAPGALFYVGDPHMAMGDGEVALTAMEGSLRGTFRLTVCKPGSGDAPSVAYRYPFAETEQAWIPIGLSDPDGAVGGQGSDLDVAMRRAVVNALDYLERDRGMDRATAYAYLSAASDFTISQVVDRTVGVHGQIYKEHFGS from the coding sequence ATGAGCGGAACACACGGGTTCGGGCGCAGGGGATTCCTTCAGACGGCGGTGGTCGGTGTCGGGGCCACCGCGGTGGCCGCGGCATGCGCCAGGGACACCTCGTCGGCCACGACCGCCGACCCCCCGTACGCGTCGATCCCGGTGCTGCAGCCCGGTCAGGGTGACCGCAGCGGCGACCACTACCTGTCGTCGCTGCCCGACCAGGTGCTGTGGGGTTACGTCCCGACCGTGCACGCCACGCCGGTGCTGCGGATGCGGTCCGGGCAGACCGTCACCATCGACGCCCTTTCGCACGAGGGCATCCTCGAAGACCAGGGCCGCAACCCGGTCGAGTACTTCGGCGGGCTCGGTGTCAGCGAGGCCGATGTCCTCGATGACGCGAAAGCCATTGCCGCCGAGTACAACCGGACACCCCGCAACTTCGCCAAGGACGGCCCGCACGTGGTGACGGGCCCGATCTTCGTCGAGGGCGCCGAACCCGGCGACGTGCTGAAGATCGAGACACTCGAGACGATCCCGCGGGTGCCCTACGGCGTGGTGTCGAGCCGGCACGGGAAGGGGGCGCTCGGGATGACCGCCGACAAGGCGGCGCCCGCGGGAATCTCGCTGGCCGAGGTGATGCCGCCGACGGACACCGACGGCCGATCCGATCCCGACCCCACCAAATGGGGTGACGTCTCGGTGTTCACCCCCGTCGAAGAGGGCCGCGGGGTGATGCCGGTCGGGGCGGGCGGGTCGGTGCGCTTCCCGCTCAACCCGTTCATGGGCATGTTGGGCGTCGCGTTCGCCCGAGACGAGAGCCTCAACGCCCCCAACGCCAACTCGATCCCGCCGACCCTCGGCGGCGGCAACATCGACATCAAGCTGCTCGGCGCCGGATCGACGTTCTACCTGCCGGTGTTCGCCCCGGGTGCGCTGTTCTACGTGGGGGATCCGCACATGGCGATGGGTGACGGTGAGGTGGCGCTGACGGCGATGGAGGGCTCGCTGCGGGGCACATTCCGGCTCACGGTGTGCAAACCCGGCTCCGGGGACGCGCCGAGCGTGGCCTACCGCTACCCGTTCGCCGAGACCGAACAGGCCTGGATTCCGATCGGGCTGTCCGACCCGGACGGCGCCGTCGGCGGGCAGGGCAGCGATCTGGACGTCGCGATGCGCCGCGCCGTGGTCAACGCCCTGGACTATCTCGAACGCGACCGCGGGATGGACCGCGCCACCGCCTACGCGTACCTGTCGGCGGCGAGCGACTTCACCATCTCCCAGGTCGTCGACCGCACCGTCGGCGTGCACGGGCAGATCTACAAGGAGCACTTCGGGTCCTGA
- a CDS encoding TetR family transcriptional regulator, translating to MVRWQPDARGRLEQAALELYAERGFDGTTVADIADRAGLTERTFFRYFADKREALFGGQTAMIDLMVKAVAAAPDSVAPIEAVASALNAVAATFDGRLDDVRRRQAVIAATPALQERESSKLALLAAALTDALRARDVAETTARLAAETGVAVFRIAFERWVAGGDQRDLAQHLRELLDELATMTARPTTT from the coding sequence ATGGTCCGCTGGCAACCCGACGCCCGGGGGCGCCTCGAGCAGGCGGCCCTGGAGTTGTACGCGGAACGCGGTTTCGACGGGACCACGGTCGCCGACATCGCCGACCGGGCCGGCCTGACTGAACGCACCTTCTTCCGGTACTTCGCCGACAAGCGCGAGGCGCTGTTCGGCGGCCAGACCGCAATGATCGATCTGATGGTCAAAGCCGTTGCCGCAGCGCCGGATTCCGTCGCACCGATCGAAGCTGTCGCATCGGCGCTGAACGCGGTGGCGGCCACCTTCGACGGCCGTCTCGACGACGTCCGCCGGCGTCAGGCCGTCATCGCCGCCACGCCGGCCCTCCAGGAGCGCGAATCGTCGAAACTGGCACTCTTGGCCGCCGCGCTGACAGATGCGCTGCGCGCCCGCGACGTCGCCGAAACGACCGCTCGGCTGGCCGCGGAGACCGGCGTCGCCGTCTTCCGCATCGCCTTCGAGCGCTGGGTCGCCGGTGGCGATCAGCGTGATCTGGCGCAGCACCTTCGCGAGTTGCTCGACGAGTTGGCCACGATGACCGCGCGACCCACCACCACGTGA